The following proteins are co-located in the Synechococcus sp. PROS-U-1 genome:
- a CDS encoding phycoerythrobilin:ferredoxin oxidoreductase: MTLQRANSSDPLAIPGWAWQPFLDDAVAALQTFEPQPYPIEQDFLFKQGQIGSRAKPVTVTTATWACRTEKFRQVRAACVNGGDAASVLNFVINPSSKYDLPFFGGDLVTLPGGHLLALDLQPADKSDEQHTRPVWDQLMPIFERWREKLPDGGPIPEEAQPFFSPGFLWTRLPLGEEGEHLIETVVRPAFNEYLSLYLRLAATAEPVSDQRSEVLFAGQRRYTDYRAEKDPARGMLTRFHGSEWTEAYIHEVLFDL, encoded by the coding sequence ATGACGCTCCAGCGCGCTAACAGCTCTGATCCGCTCGCAATACCGGGCTGGGCATGGCAGCCATTTCTTGATGATGCGGTTGCGGCACTCCAGACATTTGAGCCGCAGCCCTACCCAATTGAACAAGATTTTTTATTCAAGCAGGGACAAATTGGCTCACGGGCGAAGCCAGTCACCGTGACCACAGCCACATGGGCTTGCCGCACTGAAAAATTTCGGCAAGTTCGTGCCGCTTGTGTCAACGGGGGGGACGCAGCATCAGTACTTAATTTTGTCATCAATCCATCCTCCAAGTACGACTTGCCCTTTTTTGGAGGTGATCTCGTCACCCTGCCTGGCGGTCATCTTCTTGCACTCGACCTTCAGCCCGCCGACAAAAGCGATGAGCAACACACGCGACCGGTTTGGGATCAGTTGATGCCTATTTTTGAGCGGTGGCGGGAAAAATTACCCGACGGTGGGCCGATTCCCGAAGAAGCCCAGCCCTTCTTTTCTCCTGGCTTTCTCTGGACCCGTCTTCCTCTCGGGGAAGAAGGGGAGCACTTGATCGAAACCGTGGTGCGACCTGCCTTCAATGAGTACTTGTCTCTTTATCTGCGGCTTGCGGCCACGGCTGAACCTGTCTCTGACCAGCGCTCTGAGGTTCTCTTCGCAGGTCAACGTCGTTACACCGACTATCGCGCCGAGAAAGACCCGGCCCGAGGAATGTTGACCCGCTTTCACGGCAGTGAGTGGACAGAGGCATACATCCACGAGGTTCTTTTCGATCTTTGA
- a CDS encoding 15,16-dihydrobiliverdin:ferredoxin oxidoreductase, with protein MFDPFLDELHSGIKARGAVPIEVPPGLEHNQSSKRSSTIQSWLWDVPGFRRWRVTRLDAGDSLQVLNSVAYPDYAYDHPLMGVDLLWFGAKQKLVAVLDFQPLVQDKDYLERYFDGLKSLNAQFPDLNGEETMRSFDPNQYFSSWLLFCRGGSEQATTSLPPAFSAFLKAYWNLHDEAVKNSSFINPEKVEQLQKNYDIYSAERDPAHGLFSSHFGSDWSDRFLHEFLFPESAQP; from the coding sequence ATGTTTGATCCATTTCTTGATGAATTGCATTCAGGGATCAAAGCCCGGGGCGCAGTGCCAATTGAGGTTCCCCCTGGTCTGGAGCACAATCAATCATCCAAGCGCTCCAGCACGATCCAAAGCTGGCTTTGGGACGTTCCTGGATTTCGTCGTTGGCGCGTTACAAGATTGGATGCTGGCGACAGCCTCCAGGTGCTGAATTCAGTTGCCTATCCGGATTACGCCTACGACCATCCTCTGATGGGAGTTGATCTTCTCTGGTTCGGAGCCAAGCAGAAGTTAGTGGCAGTTCTAGATTTCCAGCCCCTCGTTCAAGACAAGGATTACTTAGAACGGTACTTCGATGGTCTGAAGTCTCTCAATGCTCAATTCCCTGATCTCAACGGAGAAGAGACAATGCGGTCTTTCGACCCAAATCAGTATTTTTCCTCCTGGTTGCTTTTCTGCCGTGGCGGCTCGGAACAGGCCACAACATCACTGCCTCCTGCCTTTAGCGCTTTCCTAAAAGCTTATTGGAACTTGCACGACGAAGCAGTTAAAAACTCATCGTTCATCAATCCCGAAAAAGTAGAGCAGCTTCAAAAAAACTACGATATCTACAGCGCCGAGAGAGATCCTGCGCACGGCCTTTTCAGCAGTCATTTTGGCAGTGATTGGTCTGATCGTTTCCTGCACGAATTTCTTTTCCCTGAATCTGCTCAACCATGA